The window ATTGCAATCAAAACGTCGCATTGATTAGTTAGCATATTTGGTGCATAGTTACCATGCATACCAAGCTTGCCCACATAAGAAGGGTGCTCTTCAGAAATCGCTCCTGAACCCAAAAGAGTACAGGCTGCAGGTATCCCTGTTTTGTCCAAAAATGCTCTTAGCTCCTCCTCTGCCTTGCCAATCACAACACCTTGGCCATATAAAACATAGGGTCTTTTTGCTTCATTGATCAATTCAGCTGCTTTCTGAACCTCATCTTTTTTGACTTCGAAATATGGCCTATAGGATCTGATACTTAGACAAGGCACATAATTAAACTCTCCAGCTTCAGTCTGTGCATTTTTTGTGATGTCAATCAAAACTGGCCCTGGACGACCTGATCTTGCAATATGAAAACCTTTTGCAATTGCCGGTGCTATATCTTCTGCTCTTCTTACCTGAATATTCCATTTGGTGACAGGCATGGAAATACCAACTACATCGGTTTCCTGAAAAGCATCTGTCCCCAAAAGATGGGCTGCCACTTGGCCAGTAATACAAACCAAAGGCGTACTATCTATCATCGCATCAGCAAGGCCTGTAATCAAGTTAGTAGCTCCTGGTCCTGATGTTGCCAAAGCCACTCCTACCTGTCCAGAAACGCGGGCATAGCCTTGCGCAGCATGGATTGCCCCTTGCTCATGACGTGTCAAAACATGCCTGATCTGATCACTATAATCATACAATGCATCATACACCGGCATAATTGCCCCTCCTGGATAGCCAAAAATATGTTTAGCGTTTTCGGCAATTAATGATCTCACTACGATATCTGCTCCTCTTATCATGGTGTTGGGATTTTATTGTTTGTCAGTTACGCAACCTTCCGAAGCTGTGGAAACCAATAAATTGTATTTTTTTAAAGTGCCTTGTAGCCCTTCAGACTCCTTTCTCCTCCAAGTTTCCTTTCTTCTTGCTAACTCTTCATCATCTACATTACATGTCAATTTCAAACCTTCTGCATCTATAGTGATTAAGTCACCGTCTCTTAGAAGTCCTATTGGACCACCGAGATATGCTTCTGGAGTAACATGTCCAACAACAAAGCCATGAGTGCCTCCAGAAAACCGTCCATCTGTAATCAAAGCTACATCTGAGCCCAAACCTGCTCCAATGATCATAGATGTGGGTTTAAGCATTTCAGGCATACCAGGCCCACCTTTAGGTCCAATATTGCGGATTACTAAAACTTCTCCTTTCTTTACCTTATGATCTCTTATGGCATCATTTGCCTCCTGTTCTGAATCAAATACTCGCGCAGGACCAGTAAAAGAGCTTCCCTCTTTTCCAGTGATTTTCGCTACCGCACCTTCAGGGGCGAGGTTCCCATCAAGAATACAAAGGTGTCCTATGTCTTTAATAGGCTGTTCTAAAGGATGAATTACATTCACCAAGGAAGGAACTATCGCATCGATACCCTCTAAGTTTTCAGCTAAAGTTTTTCCCGTAACCGTAAGACAATCCCCATGTAAAAAACCATTTTGTAGCATATATTTCATAAATGCTGGAAGCCCACCTTGTTCGTGAAGATCTTCCATCATAAATCTTCCTGACGGCTTAAAGTCACCTATCATCGGCGTTTTAGCATTGATAGCTTTGAAGTCTTGAATGGTAAAATCAATACCGGCTGTTTTAGCTATTGCAATGATGTGCATTACAGCATTGGTACTTCCTCCAAGTGCAATGATAACTGTCACTGCATTTTCTAAGCTCTTTTTAGTAATGATATCACTTGGCTTGAGATCTTTCTCTAGCAAGATTTTCATGTATTTATTTACCTCACGACATTCCCTCAATTTCTCTGGTGAATTGGCTGGATAAGATGCAGAGTATGGTAAAGACATTCCCATCGCTTCAATCGCCGAAGACATGGTGTTTGCTGTGTACATTCCTCCACAGGCACCTTTTCCAGGACAAGAATTTCGGATCACTCCATCATAATCTTCATCAGAAATATTCCCATTGACTCGCTTGCCGAAGGCTTCAAAAGCCGAAACGATATTCAGCTTCTCACCTTTATAATTTCCCGAAGCGATCGTGCCACCATACACCAAAATAGAAGGCCTGTTTGTACGTATCATCCCCATTAAAGCACCTGGCATATTCTTATCACAACCAGCAACAGAAATGCACCCATCAAAGGAGTGCCCAATGATAAACGATTCTACAGAATCTGCAATGATCTCTCTGGAGACTAAAGAATAGCGCATTCCCATGGTCCCCATAGTCGTACCATCAGATATGCCAATGGTATTAAATACTAAACCGGTCAGATCATGCTCTTGAGAGGAAGCTTTGATCAGACCGGCGAAGTCGTTGAGATGCATGTTGCAAGGATTACTTTCATATCCGCAACTGGCAACACCCACAAAGGGTTGGTTCATCTTTTTATCAGTCAAACCTGTGGCGTACAACATGGCCTTGCCTGCTGGATGCTCTTCGTTCTGACTGATTTCCCAACTATACTTTTTCAAACTCATGGTTTAATAGGTTTATTTAATAAGCTTATATAAAAAAAGTGCCTCAGTTGTATGAGGCACTTAGATGTATATGGTTGTTTAATTTATATAGTCTAGCGCCTCATTGCTTTCCAATGATGAGAATAATAATTCCAATAAGGCTGACTGATTTAAACATGTGGTTAGGTTTAATACTTTTCTTCTTTATTTGACAACACAATATTAAACCTCTATTTCGACACTTACAATATTTTAATTCTTTTTTTATCAAATCAATAACGTTTTCATATTGTTATTAATAATTTTACAAAAATTTAATGTACTTTTTTTTGAATTTTACCTAATTTTATATTTTAAAAACTTGAATTATTTAAAAATTTTAAAATAAAAACCTGAATTTCATTAATGTTAACAAAAAGTTAATTTTTTTGATTTTTTTATAAAAATTTTTTTATAAAACATCAAATAAACAAATTAAAAGATGGTTTATTAAAAAGAATATAAGTGATAAATCAATACTATATTTTGTTTTTAAATAAAAAACAAATGTATTTTTTAGAATCTTATAATTTTGCTAGAGAATTTTTAATTTCGAACTATGATCAGTTTCCCAAATGCCAAGATCAACCTTGGCCTACACATTACAGGCAAAAGAAAAGATGGATACCACGAGATAGAAACTTGTATGGTTCCGATTCCACTTTATGATGCCTTGGAAATGATTCTGGATAAGAAGACTACGTTCACAAGCACAGGATTGGAGATCCCTGGAACTGAAAAAGACAACCTCATTTTCAAAGCGCTTAAACTCCTGAGAAAGGACTTCAATGAATTGCCGCATTTGAATATTCATCTGCATAAAAACATCCCGATGGGGGCAGGCCTAGGTGGTGGTTCAGCTGATGCTGCTTTTGCCTTGAGCATGATGAACAATCTTTTTGATCTACTACTAGAGGATTGGTTTTTGGAAGAGTATGCTGCACAATTGGGGAGTGACTGCCCATTTTTTATAGAAAACACGCCTAAAATAGCTACGGGAAGAGGCGAAATCTTGGAACCTGTGGAAGTGGACCTTTCGGGAAAACACCTCCTCTTGATCAATCCCAATATTCATATCGGAACAAAAGAAGCTTACGCTGGCGTAACTCCCAAAGCTTCCTCCATTGATTTGAAAAAAGTACTTGCAGACCAAAGCCGATGGAAAGATGAATTGATCAACGACTTTGAGGCAAGTATCTTTCCCCGATATCCTGAAATTGCTTCGATCAAAACACAACTTTATGAGATGGGTGCATTTTATGCTGCGATGTCAGGGTCTGGCTCGACTGTGTTTGGATTGTTTGAAGAAAAGCCTGAAAAGGGAAATTGGAAAGAAGGTTATTTTGTGTTTGAAGGAGTTTTATAATGTTCAATTTAAAACCTCAAACTCTATTTCCCCCATTTACAAAAGATTGAAAATCTTATATTTTACTGTTTGTTTTAGTTGTATCTGCTGGATTTTTCTCTGTTTTGGTAGTATCTGCTGGAATCGTATCCCTTCTAATAGGCTCTAGTGGAATAGTGTCTATTTTGGTTGAATCAGCAGGAATAGTATCAATGGGAGTTATTTCTGTCTTTATAGCAGGAATCGATGAAGTGTCTATAGATTTTGAAGGGTCTATGCTGAACTGGAATCTTTCTATAAGCTCATCAGCTAGATCATCGTATTTGGTAAGGATTCTGTTCCAATCTTTAAACTTTGATTCATCCCTTGACTCCATTTTTCCTTCAGCCAATTGACTAACAAATTTTACAGCATATTCATTTTGATTTGAATTACTTGAGGATGTAACAATTACGCGATTTCTTGTTGTCAATTCCCCTTTATTAAACTCTTGGTATTTCCAAGCTGAAATCAAGTAGCCTGCATTAAAATCAACCGTTTCTAAGACATCAAATTCTTTAGTAAGAATAGAAATTAAAAGTTTCCAGCTTTCCTCTTTTACATTGGCTGCTTGAGCAGGTAAAAGCAATCTGGAATTTGAAAAATTGGATTCTAAAGAAGCATTATACGCTTCATTTTCCTGAAGATTTACTTGCTCCATTATAGGCAATTCTTCAGCTCCATCTTGGTTACAATAGTTTTTGGAAAATGTTAAATAGCCATCCTTTACAATGTTCACAGTAATGCATTTACCTTTCGCTAAAAACATTTCGTAGCTTCCCAAGGATTCCATTTTACCATTTACAAAAATAGAAGCGTCCGATGGCAGTGCATTAAAGCTTAACACCCTGTCTTCTAATATGATGTTTTGGGTGATAGGTAAAGTATTAGAATTTTCCGCAGTATTACAATATTCTTTTACAATGTCAGCATAACCTTTTTTACTAATAACCACCTCAACGCACTTTCCAAAAGGTACTACAAACTCAGAATTTGAATTGGAAACATTTTGACCATTTACGGAAAAAGAGGCGTCAGCAGGTTTTAAATCTAATTTAACCACTCTATCTTGCAAACTCACCAAATGAACCAAAGGCGGTTCTGCTCTGTCAGTACTGTTGTGAAAAGAAACTTCTTCTGTCACAAATCCCGGTTTTGATACTTTCACAACTACCGTCTGTGATTTTGGAATGACTATATTGACTTGTTTTTGATTCGTAACAGAGTCCCCAAACGAAATCGTAGCTCCACTTTGATCCACCGCAAAGCTCACAAGTCTATTTTCTAAAATGATTATTTGATCCTTATCCCACTTTTCAGTTCGGGGAAATTCAGCTATCACAGGTTCATACCCTTCTTTGTAAACTTTTACTCTATTTTTCGAGTCCTTTTCTAACTTAAAATCAACATTCCCTAAGCCTAGTGATACTGGATTTTCGTCACTATTATCTGACAATTTAAAAAATTCAACATCTGGAAAATTAGAGCTCAACCTGACTTTACTTTGAGCTAGGGCACAAAATACCAAAACTAAATTCAGAAAAACTGTAATGAATGCTGTTTTTAACATAATTAAGTCTATTTAGTATTGAAGAATTTATGGGCTTTCTATCATAGTTGAGCCTATTTAAAAAGCATTTACATTCTTGTTCTTTTGATAAATTATTAATGGACCAATAAAATAATGGCGGAAATATCGGGATTATTTTTAAAAATCATATAAATCCTACGTAATAATCTTCTCTTAATTAGTGGAATACACCGAATTTATTTCTTGAAACCGTTTTTTTTCGAATTTTTAAAAATTTATGGAATTCAGAAATACAAGAAATATATATTTGTAGAATATCTATATCATTCGTAATTATTACATAGTTTAAAACTAATACCACTGATAATCCCCACCTACTTTCACAAAAATCACTGAATTTTTTCTTAAATAAAGAGTCTTTTGATTTTCTCAAATTAACTTCAACTATAATTCTTTTTATAAGAAACTAAAAGTTCAAGAAAAAGATCAAAGGGTATTGCTGAATCAATGTCATTTGTATTCTAAAAAAAACAAATCTTTTTCATTACACTCCTATAACCCTTTTCGATTGCCTTCTCCTATTGAAATAATTAAAAACAGGATAAAGCAAAACTGAGATTAAAATGATCAAGGTACCTAGGTAAAATCCTGGAGTCATCTGTTCCTTTTCTCCAAAGATCAAAACTGCCAGTACGATACCGTAAACAGGCTCTAGGTTTACAGTAAGATTTATGGCAAAAGCTGTCAATCTGCGCATCAACTCCACCGAAACAGAAAAAGCGTACACAGTACAAACCCCACCCAAAAGGAATAACCAAAACCAATCCCAAGCTTGTGGAATCAACTGTAGCCCCACTCCTTCTGTAAAAAATACTGCATAAAATGGCATAAACAAAACCGAAAATATACAGGCTCCCAACATTTCATAAAATGTCAATACATAAGGTGAGTGTCTCTTTGTCAGCCGACCATTGATGACGGTAAAGATCGCTGCAATCAATGCTGAAATCACAGCCATCGTCAATCCTAACCAATATCCTCCTTCAAAGCTGAAAACTACATAAAGCCCAGAAATCACCATCAGGCCAAGCAGAATTTCGAACCATTTTACTTTTGATTTATTGACCATCGGTTCGATAAAAGCTGTCCAAAGCGAGGTAGTTGCCATGCCTGCAAGACAAACTGAAGCTGTTGATATGCGGGCAGCCCAGAAAAACAAAATCCAATGAAGACTGATCAAAAACCCTGTTCCTATGACTTTCGCAAGTTCTTGATTTGACAGCTTGATTTTTTGCTTTTTTACTAAAAAAACCAATCCTAAAAATCCACTTGCCAGCAAAGTTCTATAAAAGACAATTTCTACTGATGGAATACTGATCAGCAATCCTAAAATGGCCGTAAAACCCCAAATCACCACTATGAAATGAAGCATCAAATAATCTTTGATCGTAGAGTTTTGAAGCATAATTATCTAGGCACTGTTTTGTACAACACCAAACCCGTGACAGCAAATACTAGATTGGGCAACCAAATAGCAAACAAGGGAAAGGTCGTCCCTGCTTCTGCAAAAGTCCTCGAAAGAAGAAATAAAATGATATAAACAAAAGCCAACAAAAAGCCCAAAGCAATCTGAAAACCAGAGCCACCTCTAGTTTTTTTGGAGGAAACAATCACGCCGATAAATGTTAGGATAATCGCTGCAAAAGGTGACATATACCGCACATAGCGCTCGATTTTATAATAATTCACATTGTCAGCACCCCTGTCTTCTAGGACTTGGATTTGCTTAGACAGCTCAGGGAGTTTTAAGGTTTCATGATGATTGGAAGGTAAGTCAAAATCATCTGGAGTGATGGAAAGTAGAGTGTCTAATTCATCTCCTTTCGTATATGTTTCTCCTTTTTCATTTAGTACTCTTAAATTCCAGTTTTTTGCAGTCCAAGAATTGATCGCTGTGTCCCAAACAATTCTATCTGCAGAGAACTTTGCTACTAATTCACCATCTCTGATTTGTTCCAAGGTGAAACTATACCCCATATTCCCGGAGGGAAAATATCTCGAAATATAAGCATAGACATCAGGGGCTACTTTGATATGAATATTATTTTCATTGTAGAATTTGGTTTCTTCGAGATATTGGGTTTTGAACTCTGTGACTCCTGAAGTTGCACCCGGCAAAACCCAGCCATTTAATAAGAAAGAAGCTGCTCCAATCATTGCAGCACCAACAAAAAATGGAATCAACATTCTGACAAAACTAGTTCCAGAACTTAATATTGCTATTATCTCTGTTCTACCTGCCATTTTAGAGGTAATGAAAATAACAGAAATAAACACCGTTATCGGAGTTAGCAAATTATTCAAATAGAGCCCGTAATTCGCCATGTATTTGAGAATCTCCACAGCAGGCACATTATTTCGGATAAAGGCATCATTTTTTTCTGTAAAATCCAAAACTAACACAATAAGAATTAACATCAAGACCACAAAAAAGTAGGTCTTGAGGAAATCCTTGATGATGAGTTTATCCAATATCTTCATATTACAATCTTGTACTGACTTTTTTGACCATTTGATCTTTCCACGAGGAGAATTCTCCTGATTTGATTTTCTCCCTCGCCTGTCCTACCAGCCAAAGGTAAAATGCCAAATTATGAATGCTCGCAATCTGTGCTGCTAGAATTTCTTTTGAGATCGTCAAATGTCTCAAATAAGCCTTGGAATAAAAACTACTTACGTAAGAATTGATCACCGGGTCTAAAGGACTGAAATCTTCTTTCCATTTTTCATTTCTGATATTGATGATTCCTTCAGAAGTAAAAAGCATTCCATTTCTTGCATTTCGAGTAGGCATCACACAGTCAAACATATCCACGCCAAGTGCGATACATTCCAGAATATTAGCAGGAGTACCAACACCCATCAAGTATCTAGGCTTATCCTCAGGCAAAATATCCGTGACCATTTCGGTCATTTCATACATCATCTCCGCAGGTTCCCCTACAGAAAGTCCACCGATGGCATTCCCTTCCCGATCACAGGAAGCGATAAATTCAGCAGATCGTTTCCTCAAATCCTTATAGACTGAGCCCTGAACTATTGGAAACAAGGTCTGATTGTAACCATATTTTCCTTCTGTACTATCAAAGCGCTCGATACAGCGCTTTAACCAACGGTGAGTCATATCCATAGATTTTCTTGCATATTCAAACTCACATGGATAAGGCGTACACTCGTCAAAAGCCATGATGATATCTGCCCCAATGCTTCTTTGGATATCCATCACACCTTCTGGAGAAAATATATGCTTAGAACCATCAATATGAGATTTGAAAACGACCCCTTCTTCGGTGATTTTCCTTGTCCCAGCTAATGAAAAAACCTGATAACCTCCACTGTCTGTTAAGATCGGTTTCTCCCAGCCATTGAATTTATGAAGCCCACCTGCTTTCTCAAGCACACCCAACCCAGGTCTCAAGTACAAATGATATGTATTTCCCAAAATAATCTGAGCTTTGATGTCATAAGTTAACTCGCGCTGATGTACAGCTTTTACCGAACCTGCTGTTCCTACTGGCATAAAAATCGGAGTTTCTATATCTCCATGATCAGTTTTGAGTACTCCAGCTCTCGCTTTACTTTGAGGATCTGTATGTTGTAAGGTAAACTTCATATCTTTTTTCTAAGTTGTCTAGCAAATAATTAAGCTTTGCTAGTACTTAATAATAAATTCAAGCACAAAAATAAAAGCTTATTCTTAATTGAATGCTGAATTTGCTTTTATATTTGCCTGTTAAATAATCTGGAATGATCAATGATGTTTTGTGGATTGTGTTTTTCATTGCACTTGGGGTGCAATTGATCTACATTCTACTTATTTTTAGTCGGCTTTCTTTTTTTCATCGAAATAAAATTTCAACTCTTCAAAAGAATCGTTCTGAGGGAGTTACTATCATTGTTGCTGCTCATAATGAAAAAGAAAACCTCAAAAAGTTGATCCCAATTCTTTGCAGTCAAGATTATCCCAACTATGATGTGATGATCATCAATGACAGATCTTTTGATGGCACTAGAGTGCTTCTTGAAAAGATGATGAGCCAATATCCTCAACTCCGCACCGTAACAGTCAAATATACTCCGGACCATGTTACTTCTAAGAAATATGCACTTACTCTGGGGATAAAAGTAGCCAAAAATGATGTCTTATTACTGACAGATGCAGATTGCATTCCCCAATCAGATCAGTGGATAAGGTTGATGACCGCACCTGTTCGTGAAGAAGGGAAAACATTTGCTCTTGGCTATTCCCCCTATGAAAAAGATCACGGAATACTTAACAAATGGATACAATTTGAAACATTGTGGACAGGAATACTCTATTTTTCCTTTGCATTATGGGGAGCACCATTTATGGGAGTTGGCAGGAACCTTTCTTATCGAAGAGGTTTTTTTATGGAAAAAAAGGCTTTCAAAGATCTATGGCAGATAGACTGTGGTGATGATGATCTCTTCATCAATAAATATGCGAATGGCAAAAATACATCTGTGGTAATCCACCCCGATAGCATAACTTTATCCAAACCCAAGTCCACATGGAAGAGTTATTTCCGACAAAAAAAACGTCATTTTCATGCTGGGAAATATTACAGGGGGAAAGACAAACAGAAAATTGGGCTTTATTCATTTTCCCATCTATTATTTTGGTTATCAGGGATTACCTTAGCTATATTTCTAGGCTTAGATCAGAATTGGGAACAATTTTCATTAATTATAGGTATAACTATAGTCAGATCGATATTGCTCACTTCAGTAGTGACATCGGCAAGAAAAAAACTCGAAGGAAATACCAAAGTCTTTTGGACATCGCTTTTTGATGTCATTTATCTAGGGTATTTTTGGATCATCGGCACATTAGGGTATCAGTCAAAAAAAGTTAGATGGAAGTAAATTCAAGAGGTTTTTCAAATAAAGCATTAGAAGATTTTGATCTCATCGACCGTGCGGTAGATCAAAAAGATCAGCAAGCCTATGCTGCATTGATGAAGCGTTATAAAAAGGCGGTGTACTTCATGATTTTGAAAATGATTCGCGACGCAGATGATGCTGAAGACCTCACGATGGAAGCCTTTGCCAAAGCCTTCAAAAATCTCCATAAATTTAAAAAAGACTATACTTTCAGTACTTGGCTATTTAGAATCGCCACTAACAATACTATAGACTTTATCAGAAAGAAAAAACTCAAAACTATGAGTCTCAACACCACGCTTAGTGATGATGGCGGCAATTCTGTGAACATTGATGTGGAAGACGATGAAAATAACCCACAAGACGAATTCATCAAATCTCAAAGAATAGAGATGGTACGCGTATTTGTGGATAAATTACCAGCCAAATACAGGAAACTTGTAGAACTCCGCTACTTTCAAGAGCTCTCTTACGATGAAATTGCACAAGAGCTTGACAAGCCACTAGGCACAGTTAAAGCCCAATTGCATAGATCAAGAGAATTGCTATTTGAAATAGCCTCCGGTAAGGAGAAGCATATCTAAAAGTTTTAAGAGCTTGGCCGTGGCGGATTGGAAGGTTGGGGGTTTTAAGGTTTTGTGACTTAGTGACTTTCTTTTTGCGAAAACATTTGCCTTGTCTATGTTGTATGGCACGCTGGTGACGCTGACTGAACAGATCAACGCTAATTTTTTCAACACGCTTGACCTGGTTCAAGACTTAGTCTTGGACTCTTACCATTGCAGTCTTTGACTGCTCTTGGTAATTTGCTATTTCTTTTTGGCATGCTGATGATGCTGCTTGAATTGATCATCGCTGATTCTTTTTTTATCTGCGCCCTGAATATTAAAAAGGGACTTCCATTTCTGCCTGACAATCAGTAAATTTAATTTATGGAAAAGCAGGAATTGAAAAATAAAGTTGAGGAACCATTTGTCGAGTATGGCGAGTACACTTATGCAGATTACCTGACTTGGCAATTGGATGAAATGGTGGAGTTGATCAAGGGAAAGGTCTTCAAACAGGCAGCTGCACCCAGAGTAAACCATCAAAGAGTTTCCATGAAAATCTCTGGCGAGCTCTTTACTTTTCTAAAAGGTAAAAAATGTGAAGTGTTCTCAGCACCATTTGATGTAAGGCTCCCATCAAAATCAAAGAAAAATGAAGACATTACAACAGTAGTTCAGCCAGATAACTGTGTAATCTGCGATCCTGAAAAATTAGATGATTTAGGTTGTATTGGAGCTCCAGACTTGATTATAGAAATCCTTTCTCCTGGAAACAATAAAAAGGAAATTCAAAATAAATTTGAAGTTTATGAAGAATCAGGGGTCAAAGAATATTGGGTAATTCACCCAAACGAATGTACTCTCCTCATTTACACCTTAACTAAAGGAAAATATCAAGGGTCTAGACTTTTTACATTTGGTGACAAAGTTACCTCACAAGCAGTAGAAGGATTTGTTTTGGATTTGGATAGTGTTTTTGAAAATATCCAATAAGACCACCCTTAAAAATAAAGCTTCTTATCCTTGATATACTCTTCTACTTTTTCCGGAAGTAAATAGCGAACAGAATGGCCTGATTTGATGGATTCTCTGATGAATGTGGCTGAGATATCCATAAGTGGTGAAGCAATATACTGAACATTTGGATGCTCAAAATCGGGATTGGAACCGGGGCGTGGATAGACATAAAGCCCAAAATACTCAAGAATCTGTTCGTGATTTTTCCACTTGTGAAAATGTGTCAGATTATCACCTCCCACAATCAATTTGAAGTCGTGCTGTGGGTGTTGTGCGGAAAGATAAGTGAGTGTGTCGATCGTATAACTTGGCTTGGGCATGTGGAACTCCACATCGCTAGCCCGAAAAAAGAAATGATCGGCGATGGCGAGCTCTACCATCTTTAGCCGATCAAATTCATGTAATAATGTTTTTCTAGCTTTGAAGGGGTTTTGCGGACTGACCACAAACCACACTTCATCCAAATCAGTCTGATCCTGCATCACATTGGCGATAATCAAATGGCCGACGTGAATAGGATTAAAAGATCCGAAAAAAAGTCCGATTTTCAAATTTATTTTGCTAAGAATTCTCCTACCAGCGTCTCTGCTTCTGCAAATGACTTTTGCATATCATCATTGACGATGGTTACATCAAATTTATTTTCAAAGCCCATCTCAAATTTTGCCTTGTACAGCCTGCGAGACAGACTCTCTTCTGATTCTGTTCCTCGATCTTTAAGCCTTTCGGTCAAAACCTCTAAAGAAGGTACTTTAACAAATATCGCAATGGCTTGATCGCCAAAATATCTTTTCAAATTTAGACCTCCTTTGACGTCTACATCAAAGATCACATGTTTTCCAGAATCCCAAATGCGTTGAATTTCTTCTTTAAGTGTTCCATAGAAATTGCCTTCATAAACCTCTTCCCACTCAATAAATGCATCTTGATCTATTTTTGATTTGAACTCGTCGGGACTTAAAAAGTAATAATCTTTTCCATTTTCCTCTTCTCTACCTCGCTTATCTCTCGTACAAGCGGATATTGAAAAACCCAGATTTGGATATTTTTTAATTAAATGCCTGACTATTGTCGTTTTGCCTGAACCTGAAGGAGCTGAAAAAATAATCGCTTTACCTGATGACATATTTTTTATTTAATCTCTTCGATTTTTTGACGGATATTCTCCACAAGTTGTGCAGGCACTTCGTGTTTGGTACATTTATTCTTGAGCACTTCCTTAATCGCCTGCTCGAGATGATAATGCTCAAAGCAAGGTTGGCATTTAGCAAGTTTTGATTTTAAAACTTCCTGTGAATCAGGCGCTTCATTTCCATCCAAAATGCTCTCCAACAATTGAAAACATTTGCTCACATCATTACATTGCAATTTCCTCTCTCCTGTTCCTTCTAAATTATTCTCCATTTTAATCTGAATCTAGGGTAATCTTATTCTCTTAATCTATCTATTCTCTAATCTCTATTCCTCTTCATCTGTCTTATATCCCATGTTTTGAGCATAAGAACGTAGCTTTTCTTTCAATAAGTTCCTCGCTCTATGCAATCTAGACCTTACAGTCCCTATAGGAATATCTAATATTTTCGCCATCTCTTCATAAGTGAAACCTTCCAAATCACAAAGAATGATCACCGTACGAAAATCAACAGCTAGACTATTGAGAGCATTGGAAATCTCATCTCCAAGCATGTCCTTCACAGAATCAACCCGCAAGTCAGAGGTGATGCCATAGTCAACAT is drawn from Belliella baltica DSM 15883 and contains these coding sequences:
- a CDS encoding glycosyltransferase, producing the protein MINDVLWIVFFIALGVQLIYILLIFSRLSFFHRNKISTLQKNRSEGVTIIVAAHNEKENLKKLIPILCSQDYPNYDVMIINDRSFDGTRVLLEKMMSQYPQLRTVTVKYTPDHVTSKKYALTLGIKVAKNDVLLLTDADCIPQSDQWIRLMTAPVREEGKTFALGYSPYEKDHGILNKWIQFETLWTGILYFSFALWGAPFMGVGRNLSYRRGFFMEKKAFKDLWQIDCGDDDLFINKYANGKNTSVVIHPDSITLSKPKSTWKSYFRQKKRHFHAGKYYRGKDKQKIGLYSFSHLLFWLSGITLAIFLGLDQNWEQFSLIIGITIVRSILLTSVVTSARKKLEGNTKVFWTSLFDVIYLGYFWIIGTLGYQSKKVRWK
- a CDS encoding RNA polymerase sigma factor, with the protein product MEVNSRGFSNKALEDFDLIDRAVDQKDQQAYAALMKRYKKAVYFMILKMIRDADDAEDLTMEAFAKAFKNLHKFKKDYTFSTWLFRIATNNTIDFIRKKKLKTMSLNTTLSDDGGNSVNIDVEDDENNPQDEFIKSQRIEMVRVFVDKLPAKYRKLVELRYFQELSYDEIAQELDKPLGTVKAQLHRSRELLFEIASGKEKHI
- a CDS encoding Uma2 family endonuclease; this translates as MEKQELKNKVEEPFVEYGEYTYADYLTWQLDEMVELIKGKVFKQAAAPRVNHQRVSMKISGELFTFLKGKKCEVFSAPFDVRLPSKSKKNEDITTVVQPDNCVICDPEKLDDLGCIGAPDLIIEILSPGNNKKEIQNKFEVYEESGVKEYWVIHPNECTLLIYTLTKGKYQGSRLFTFGDKVTSQAVEGFVLDLDSVFENIQ
- the nadD gene encoding nicotinate (nicotinamide) nucleotide adenylyltransferase; its protein translation is MKIGLFFGSFNPIHVGHLIIANVMQDQTDLDEVWFVVSPQNPFKARKTLLHEFDRLKMVELAIADHFFFRASDVEFHMPKPSYTIDTLTYLSAQHPQHDFKLIVGGDNLTHFHKWKNHEQILEYFGLYVYPRPGSNPDFEHPNVQYIASPLMDISATFIRESIKSGHSVRYLLPEKVEEYIKDKKLYF
- the gmk gene encoding guanylate kinase, coding for MSSGKAIIFSAPSGSGKTTIVRHLIKKYPNLGFSISACTRDKRGREEENGKDYYFLSPDEFKSKIDQDAFIEWEEVYEGNFYGTLKEEIQRIWDSGKHVIFDVDVKGGLNLKRYFGDQAIAIFVKVPSLEVLTERLKDRGTESEESLSRRLYKAKFEMGFENKFDVTIVNDDMQKSFAEAETLVGEFLAK
- a CDS encoding anti-sigma factor, which translates into the protein MENNLEGTGERKLQCNDVSKCFQLLESILDGNEAPDSQEVLKSKLAKCQPCFEHYHLEQAIKEVLKNKCTKHEVPAQLVENIRQKIEEIK